One Vanrija pseudolonga chromosome 5, complete sequence genomic window, TTCCGTACAGCACCGTCGGGAGGATGTGGGTCGAGGTATCGGCGTAGCACCCGACCCAGCCCTTGGGCTTGACCggcgcaccgacgccgaccgtGCTGTAGACGCTCTGCGCCTGGGGTCCGCCACACTTCTGGGCTGAGTTGCCGTTGCAGGCCGACGAACATGACGAGGCGGGGAGGGTGCCGCCGGTGCCAACCCACGCGTTGCCACAGTTGCACGTGTTTCCGGCGTAAAGGCCCGCGAGGGAGaagccgagctccttgcAGCCCGAGGTGCATGCCTCGACGGTGAGAGCGGTGAACTTCCACGTGCCACCGCTGAGGCCCTTGCCCGTCGCGTCCGAGTAGCAGCCGGTGAGCGCGCCACTGGCAGACGCTGACGGCGCGGCAGACGAGGTAGATGAAGCTGGAATCGAGGCGGAGGCTgaggtggacgacggcgTTGCAGACGTGGTAGTGGGCTTGGTCACGGGCCAGATGTCGACGTAGCCGGATCCGCCACACGTCAGAGTGCTGTTTCCCGGACACAACGCCTTGCAGAACGTGGGTGCTGGGTAGCGAGGCGTCGCAGGAGCCGCCTTGCCGCAGTAGCAGTTGCTGCCCTGGGTACCGGCGTACAAGTAGTTGAACTGGGCGCAACCGGCGATACACGTCGCCGGGGTCATCTTGGGGTCGGAGAAGGTGTAGTCGTTGAAGGGCAAAGCTGCTGCCGAACCGGAGTAGCACCCGATCCAGCCGGGGTAGTGGGACGCGTTGAGCTGGGCTATGCTGAGGGTGCTCGCTGAGGACAGGTacaggtcgacggcgccggaAGAGCCACACCACTGGGTAGTGTTACCTGGGCACTTGACATTGCACTCCGAGTCGGGGAGGTCCTGGCCCAGGTTGAGCGTGCTTCCGCAGATACACGTCACAGTACCAGTCACAGCCGCGTActtcgcgccgagctcgtaGCAGCCGTCCTTGCACAAGTTGGTGGTCATGACGTTGGACACGAACGAGACACCACCGGTGACGGCCAAGCCGCTCGACGGGCGGGCATAGCATCCCTGGAGGCCGGGATCGCGTGCAATGTCTCCCTTGCTCAAGTCGACACCGGTGATGTTGAAGAACTGGCCGTACCCTGACGAGCCGCACATCTCGGTCGTGTTCCCGCGGCAAGGGACGTTGCAATACGAGTCGGGCACGATACCGCCGTCGTACAGTGACGTGTCGTTGCCACACGAGCAGTACAGGCCAGCGCGAATCAATGCCCAGTTGGCCTTCTTGTCGTAGCAGGCCTGGGTGCACGTCGCGGTGGTCATACCGACCGAAGTGTAGCTGTATGTGGCGCGCGAGAGCAGGCCGTTGGGTGTCGTCACGAGGCAGCCGGCGTTGAACTGGTCCATCCGGGGTGCGGCAGGCTTGGAGCCAGCCCACCACACTTGAACCGCATTGTCGCCTCCACACAGTTGGGAGCTGTTGCCGGGACAAGGCAGCGTGCACATGCCTGGGTACACCAAGGCGGTGGGGAGGATGCCGTTTCCGCACGAGCACTTCCATGTaccggccgcgccgccacgacgGCTCACCGAAGCATACGTGTAGCCGTTCGCGACGCACGCCGTCTGGCATCGGTCGACAGTGAGGTTCTggtcgacaaagtcgaaCCACTGGGTCTTGTCAAACTCGGACTGCGAGATGAAGCACTCCACAGGGTACCATcctggcgccgtcggcgggtTCCAGAGCCTTGGGTCGGGGGTTGGCGCCACAGTCGGGCCCATGGTCCCCAGCAGACTGGACTGGAGGGGGATGCCTGGAACTGGAGGGTTGCAGGTCGGCTTGGGTCCGGTTGCAGCCCAGATGGGGTTGCATCCAGGCAGGGCGGAGAGCGCGACGTAGTCTGCCTGGCCGGTCGGCTCCTTCAATTCTCCAGCGACGGGCGGAGTGCATGCCTTTCCTGTCGCGATGTTGTGCGAGGCACCGAAGATGGGGCAATCCTCGAATGGCAACTCGGCGCCAATGTCGACACAAGTGCCAGATGCGTTGAGCGCAGCGCTGAGGACATCCATGTCCCAGCCGTTGACAAAGTCACCGTGGGCACCGTAGCCCGTCATGTCGCCAAACGACCAGATGAGGTGGTTGTCGACCGTGACACCCGGGGCCACATTGTTCGTGTCCCAGGTTCCCTCGAACATGATCTGGGGGATGCGGATCGGGTGTGTCCATGGGCAATTGCCGTCACGGGGGATGAAGGCACCAGCAGTGGCCGCAGGGTAGGTGACGTGCGCGCTGTTCGGGAGCCAGAGGTTGATTCCATCCCAGCACTGGGGGAGGAAGACCTCGACTCGGAGGCCATACGGGCAGTCGCGGCCACACTTGAAGCCATCGCACTCGAGGGGGTTGTTCAAGTTCTTGTTGACCTGGCATGAGATTTTGACAATCTTGATGTCTTGGGCTGTACGAGTGTTGATTGAGCCACCCAGCATGCGCATGCCCTTGGGGAACGGGGTGACCTTTTGGACGGGTGAGttgcgggcgaggtggtaGTAGAACCGGAAGAAGGGCTTCATGGGGATGAAGGGCTTGGCCAGCTTGGAGTCGTACCAGTACAGCTCTGGCAACCAGTACGCCGACTTGTCGGCCTGGATGGAAACACTCGAACATGTGCCAGCGTTGTATAGGTCGTAGTTGTACGCTGCTCGGAAGTTGTTGCTGCCTATGTGTCAGCTGTGTATACCCTCGGTACGCACCAAAGATCTTGTGCAtgtgcgccgcctgcgcgttCGGGAAGAGGACTGGGTCCAGTTGTTGGGTGCTCAGCACTTGGATGTTGTCCATGTGCCACGCGTCGGGGGCACCGAACGCGGGcgccacgagcgccgcggcgaagACGATGGCTGAGAGCGGGCTCCACATTGTGCCGGACAGTGTGGATGTTGTCGTCGTATCCAGTATCCAGCCTGGAGATGGGAGAGGAGGAGTGCTGCGCTCTGATCTCTGCTGTCTCTTTTATCGGCGGGGGGCAAGAGCGCGTCCTGGTCTGATGGGCCGCCAAACCCCAGGCCTCCGCAGGCCCTAACAGCCTGACCGTTGTGACCGTCCTTGCGGTTGGAGACGGCTCTTGTCCGCGCCCATGACCAGAGATAGCATAAGCTCAAGCCTAGAAAGCTTGAATGCCCAcagacgccgcggcgcacacgTTCAGCGGGTCACCCTTGAATCCGGCGTGAATGGGGCTCAGCGTCATGTGCTGGTAGGTGGAAAGAGATTATCGAGGGAAGGCTGCGAAACAGGCACCGTgccgtggtggtgcggtgAAGTGGCCGCGACTGTTGAGGCGCCGTTCGGCGCTGCGGATGCTGAGGTTCGAGATGCAGGTGAGACATTTCGACGACCagggccggcggcgcgataGGACTGGAGCACGTTCTCTGCAGGGTGAGTGCACAGGACGAGAGAATGCGAGAGAGTCACTTACAATAGATAGCCTTGCTGTGGCGCGGCGGTTAACAAAGAGTTGTGAAAAGAAGTAAAGGAAGTCGCCGCTGAATGAAAGAATGGTCGGGACCGTCGGCAAGTGGTCAGGCGTTGGAGAAGGCTGGTGGAGGGTGGAGGGAGACTGACCTGGAGCCGTAATGGCGCATGCTGGGCGCCAGTGACGACGGGGGCGTGGGCCACAGGGTAGTCATGTCGAGTCTGACAAGGATAAGCGAAGCAAGCACAATGAAAGTAGTTGACAGAGGTGTCCTGGGCCAGAGGTCAGGAAAGCGCCACAGTCGCCGCGTCAGCGCCACCAGTGGCGCTTGGCTTCAGGACTAAAGTCGCCGTAGGTATCAAGAACACGCCGGCGCTGTCCGCACGGCGTAGAACGGCCAATGACAGCCAGCAACAGGGCATATGTAGGCAGTCCAGAACAACAGAGTTCGAAGCCGTGCCTTTGGCGCAGAGTCGCGTGTGCCCTCCAGTGTGCCCTCCACTTGGGTCGGTCGCAGAGGTGGAGAGAAGCCTCGGCTCAGGACGCTGGGTGCCGTGGTTCAACTTGGCCCAAGCCTTGGACGCGCCTCTCGAGTGCCTTGTAACGGCTCATTatcggcagcggcagctggATCCCATTGTCTGCCCGGGTAGGCAGAGAACCCAGCGCGCACGGCTTCCGGCGGTCCACCCGTCGGCCGAAGcgaagccgccgcggcgtgggcgaacggcggcgagtcTCGGCTGGAGACGGGTAGCCAGCCAGCGATGAAGTGACACTGTGTGGATCTCATAAATGAATCCGGGGTTACGTCTCGTGGTGTCGAATCCATCCGGGGCTGAGGCTGGGGCTGAAGCTTGCATCTGGGCTGTTCTCGTCAGCTGAATCGGATTGAGCGGAAGgtggaaggcggcggcggggtcgcaACAGGCTCAATGGGTGGCGCTGGGGCCCACGATTTTCGTCTGATTTGCAGGTACGTAGGAACAgagtcggtcgtcgtcgcgtcgtcgtggcaGCCGATACCATGGGCGAGGCAGAAgcggcaacagcaacagTGGCAGCACGCTTGGGCCGAGCTATCGCATCCTTGGCACCATCAGCGGCACGCATCGTCGCATCGTCGCGGGGTCGGGTGAGCACATGCTAAAGCCGCCTCTCCGCCCCGCCGGGCGTtggggctcggcgtggagCGCGCTCGGGGCAGCCATCAGCGGGGTCCGTGCGTGAATAAGCTACGAgggagggcgagcgagcgagcgggccaGCAGCGGGCAACAGCGCGAACGAGCATCGCTGTTCATCTTGTCACCATGTCCACTGTCTGTTCTGTCTGTCGCTCTAGACTTGCTTGCCGTTCACCCAGGCCTTTGCtaccaccccaccccgcaccatgccgcgcgacctcgacctcgggaTAAACCTGTTCGCGCCCGACCGGTCGCCCCTGCCCTCCCCCTTGCCGCGGACGCTCAACCTGCCGCCTACGCGACCAAACAGCCCGCTACCCGATCTGGACATTGCGCACCTGGCGccggaggaggccgccgagctgctgtccgagcgcgccgcggcgctcgacgcgcgcgaggccgacctcgccgaccgcgaagccgacctggccgacttcagcgccgacgtcgacacgcaCCATGCCGCGCTGGACGACTACGCCGCGAGcctgagcgagcgcgcgcgcgagctcgaggcgtaCGAGCACAAGCTGTTCAAGTACCACCGCGCTGTGCGGCGGGAGCGCGTCGCgatggctgctgctgccgcggcgcgcgccagcgcgcccccgccgccgttggtCGTCATCTCCGAGCCCGTGTTCGAGGGGCACCAGtacgaggcgctcgcgggcggcgtgggggagggggagaagGCCGGCGACCCTGCGCTCGCGGCAAAGAGCGCAGATGCgaacgagggcgaggcggacgccgCGCGGAGGGAGGTGCTCTCGCACTCTGGGGGAGAcgtgcgctcgctgctgtccCATGTCACTTCGCACATTGCCCTCCTGGACCGGCTGGAGCGCAGCAGTGCGCTAGAAGCGGGGGATGAGGCGGGACAGAATGCGTTGCGAGCGCTTGCGTTGTTGGATATGAGGATCCGCCAGGTCCTGAAGCGAGCAGTGAGTGTGGGTGTGCTGTTAGCCGTGCTGACCGACTGCAGGTCTGGGCAGAGGAGAGCCAGTCGGATACCGAAGCAGAGGAcaccgacgacagcgacgacgagtttgtcgagTACGGCCATTGCAGCGTCGTTGCCCATGTACGTCACAGTTCGCTGCCCGTAGAGCTAGATTAGAGGTACCCAGGGGGGTTGGTTAGAGAgtgagggaggaggggacgTGAGTGTGGCACCATTTTTCGCTCATTTCACCAGCTTTTCATGTTGACATGTGACAGAATGCATAGAGTACACGGCTGGGGCATTGGTTTGTGCGGTTTGAGGTGAAGGGGATGAGGCAATCACAGGGCCTCCGTCTACATGACTTGCGCGAGGCCCACCGCGATGCTGGTGTTGATGTTGGTGTTGGTGCCGAGAGCACTCGATGGTGCTCGGCCCTGTTACGTGATGTCGTTACTCCCCGCGGGAGACACGCTCTCCTCTGTATGACCTGTCTCATCTTGACTCATATCGCGGTGTTCGGTTGGGTCGTGGCTGACCCCACCAACTTGAGAGTGTGGGCCAAGGGAGGGGATTGCTGACGTGgagtcgtcctcggtgtcgTCAAGCGTTATCGGCGCCTGCAGTACCGATTCGAGTTCCTCTACAGAGCATTGGAATCCAGACATTTCGGTCGAAGGAGGTCTGCCTAGCGCACTGAGGCGTTGTTCCTCGACACCATCGATGTCCTTAAAtcggaggaggagcccgTCGGTTCGAATACGCTTCGGAcgtgtcgtcgccaccatcgatcccgcatcgccgccggtACTTGCTGACCGCCGCTCGTCTAGCGACTTTAGGAACGACCACGCTCCGGTACGATTAAGGATCCCAACTCCTTTTGAAACACATGTTTTGATTGACGGGGGAATGGAGGAGGGGTCCAACTCAGCGAGTGGAGTCCGTTCCTCGCCAGGCTCGGGCTTCACGAGACAGTTGGCAAACATCCGAGCCGCCCTCTGCTCCCTGTTCTGCGTGTCCCTCGTCGCCTTGCGGTTAAGTTGGTCGAACAGCTCCATGTCTGTGAGGGAGCCGAGGAGCCCGCGGAGTCGCGCCGCGTGTtggtcgacctcggtgcgGCGGAAGTGGATCGAGCGCTGGCCGGGACTGGCGTTGAGGCCCATGGTACGGaactcgtcggcggcgggtggcggggtggcgggTTGTAACCGAGGCCTCGGAGATGGGGGCGGAGTGGAGAATCGCTGAgggtcgggctcggcctcgtgcgAGAGCGGCAGTGACAC contains:
- the ARB_07867_1 gene encoding WSC domain-containing protein yields the protein MWSPLSAIVFAAALVAPAFGAPDAWHMDNIQVLSTQQLDPVLFPNAQAAHMHKIFGSNNFRAAYNYDLYNAGTCSSVSIQADKSAYWLPELYWYDSKLAKPFIPMKPFFRFYYHLARNSPVQKVTPFPKGMRMLGGSINTRTAQDIKIVKISCQVNKNLNNPLECDGFKCGRDCPYGLRVEVFLPQCWDGINLWLPNSAHVTYPAATAGAFIPRDGNCPWTHPIRIPQIMFEGTWDTNNVAPGVTVDNHLIWSFGDMTGYGAHGDFVNGWDMDVLSAALNASGTCVDIGAELPFEDCPIFGASHNIATGKACTPPVAGELKEPTGQADYVALSALPGCNPIWAATGPKPTCNPPVPGIPLQSSLLGTMGPTVAPTPDPRLWNPPTAPGWYPVECFISQSEFDKTQWFDFVDQNLTVDRCQTACVANGYTYASVSRRGGAAGTWKCSCGNGILPTALVYPGMCTLPCPGNSSQLCGGDNAVQVWWAGSKPAAPRMDQFNAGCLVTTPNGLLSRATYSYTSVGMTTATCTQACYDKKANWALIRAGLYCSCGNDTSLYDGGIVPDSYCNVPCRGNTTEMCGSSGYGQFFNITGVDLSKGDIARDPGLQGCYARPSSGLAVTGGVSFVSNVMTTNLCKDGCYELGAKYAAVTGTVTCICGSTLNLGQDLPDSECNVKCPGNTTQWCGSSGAVDLYLSSASTLSIAQLNASHYPGWIGCYSGSAAALPFNDYTFSDPKMTPATCIAGCAQFNYLYAGTQGSNCYCGKAAPATPRYPAPTFCKALCPGNSTLTCGGSGYVDIWPVTKPTTTSATPSSTSASASIPASSTSSAAPSASASGALTGCYSDATGKGLSGGTWKFTALTVEACTSGCKELGFSLAGLYAGNTCNCGNAWVGTGGTLPASSCSSACNGNSAQKCGGPQAQSVYSTVGVGAPVKPKGWVGCYADTSTHILPTVLYGNNYLTPALCQSECFNLGATYAGVLNGRYCYCGPALTGAVRAPSALCTTTPCTGDASQSCGGAAYMDVYTPYLSANNGVKGFIGCYYDGTAVINKVYLPTSAMTIENCAQYCAAAGYSLMALRTPGICNCGSGMPSQMVPDAVCMTGACNGNSAQFCGSSTNAASAVYNISLTGVSASIVPKPNAQGFVGCFRKGTDFPLTTQVLNAATISNPVCAKTCAEAGYKYAGTSSGRICFCGNSLVSNTLAYPVANSECNAVCPGDSTATCGTGASMSIWDTSITNPATPGGGNNTPTDPTSKGCFTNSATLFANAGYQVNASYVDITYCKRTCNVRGYSVAGINYGGNCACTNSTSVYGAPAPAAGCTTPCRHNASEICGGSGTFVSIFDATKPSTNTSVGFAPGYVGCFGNDASLGPQVLVSRAMSTDMCRNTCAGQGSSVFSVFLYYCYCAPSLPTSVMLPDELCNSGCGGNPDEFCGFSGRVSTFWVNPPGQPNIAAMAAPLSISAVSSSAASSSSAASSSTSVASSAASSASSAAASSKPVSSTAAAPTSAVPTTTAAAPTTAPPTATSATPSLASAASTTTTAKAQRRRGHVKL